The genomic interval CTACAGCGACAACAGGAAAGGAGCAGGGAGACAGACGCCGCTGGCGTTGGCGCAGGTGATGGACGGATGGACCATTAGGCAATGAGCAAGAACAACACCACTTGGATACACACCCTGGGGGTGGCAAGTTGCGGCCACGGGTGTCAAGTCTTGGTCACCAGGTGTCAACTGACGGTATCTGAGTGTGgatggtgtgtgtgtgtgtgtgtgtcggAAGGACGAGGTATGTGTGGCTGGGTCGCTGATACCAAAATAAGGAATCCCCGGCTGCGAGAGGAGATGGGAAACCGGCaagaagagagaaagaggggTGTTGCTATCCTCCTACTTTCTCTCACACTCCCACCTTCACCTTGTTGCAGTCCGCAGAGGCATCTTGTACACAGTGTGTCGCACACTTCGTGCACCTCGTACCTCATGCCTCCAAACCTGTGCTTCCGTATCTTCCCTTCCCATTTGATTCCAGTTCCCCTGGGTCTGAGGAGGAGTCATCGCCCTTGCTGATGACGGGCCAGGCAGATGAGGAGTGCAAGAGACTACCTGCCACCTTCTTACAGTCTAGAGACACTTGCCTCGTCCGCCTTGACCTTATCATCGAGAGATCCTTATCAACCTTTGATCTGATTCTCTTCCATGATCCTACCTGCCACCTGGACGATCTGACCTTAACGTCCAGCGCTGGGTAAGGGGAGAGAAGTCTCAACTTCCCCAGTGGTCCTACCTAGACTCTATGACCTTTTGATCCAACTGATTGCTTTTCCTTTGATCAAAGTACCTTTGCAGATACGATACCCAATTTCAACGACGGATACTCATACAGCTTCAACGCACACCGCACACAAACCGCAAACTGGAACCCATCAAAAAGGATAATACCCACTCATCGACAGCTCTAAACTCCACCCTAGACCTCCAAACAATCCACATGAACGGAGCTTGGGCGGGCTCCATCTCGTTGTCCCGTTCCTGTCCCCGAGCTTGACTGCCGAACCAGCCATCGATGCGAATACCTCGAGATACAGAGGTTCACGCCTTCAAGGTCCAAGGTCCCATGCGATCCATATCCATGAATGATTTGAAGCGTCCGCGACACAGCAGTTCCGCGACGGACCCAGAAGACACGTCCCCCCATGCGTTGGCGCCGCTCACTTTGGTCTTCTTTCTTCTCAAGTTCCCATACCCATGCCCCATGCCGAACCCGAAGCTACTGAAACGAAGTTCCCACCTCGTTGTCTTCCCCGGACTGCCGATAGGGTCGGCCGGTAAGTGTGATGATCCAAGGCCTGGGAGAAAAGGCCCCAGAGGCCCCAGGGCCAAGGGTAGGGGAAGGGGGACAGCAACCCGTGGCCTTCCGGAATTGCAGTCAAGCCCACGCACTTGATCCCCGGCCTAGCCCATAACGCGCTTCTCCATTCGGAGTCCATTCCAATAACCAACTGTTCGACCTTCAGCGTCCAGACCACTCTCCACCTTAGACAGGTCCATAATAAGCTTGATACAAGGATCGAGAAACGACGGTGAAAACGAAGAGAGTACGGATACCCGATCATCGTCTCAAACGCCGCACTATCGAGAGGTTATGCCAGGAGCCAAGAGTCAAGCAAATGATGGATTGCCAGTCACAAGTTACAACAAACCCGCAGCGCAAGGCGAGCAGCAAAGTCACCGATTCCCTGCCAGCCTCAGGGCATCATCAATGTCGACGAAACAGACACACAACAACATACACAGGTCATTAAGCTCTCGAAGTTGCCGTCTCCCGCCCCTTCCACTCACCCCATGAGCCAAGCCAAGGTCCAAGGGCTGCTTCTAGATGCGCATCAAACCCGCGTCGCCGGCGCCCGCGTCAACCACAACATCACCATCAAGCCCACCGCGCATAGTGTATCCCAACCGGTGATCCCGTCCTATGGCACACTGGGCACGGTAAAATGGAAACCATCGTCTCGGGTACAGCGTGCAGCCTAAGAGCTTACCAATCTGTCGGGGatctctctcactctcttACTAGGTTGTCTGTCACTTCTGTCACGGTACCTTATTTTTGAGGTACGTTGTCGAAAGGCTCAGCCATGAAACTTTGCTTCCAAGTTGTCCCTGTTTCCATTTCCGTTTATCCCGTCTCATTCCTATCCATTCCTATCCATGGCATCCAAGCCCCCTTGGAGATCCACCCTCGATAACACGAACTCCGACTCATGGCATTTTGACTCTTTGCCCTTTCCTCTTCCCCCCTTCATTCACACACAATCAGGAGGTTGTGGTGATAGGGTTCGAGAACCCCAATCGCGATCTCTGCTCCCTCCCACACCGCACACACAGTTTGACATATATCCATATCTCATTATCGTCAAGCTTTGTCAACCTCTGATTCATTACCCGTTCCGTACCCGCTAATAAACCCACCCGCTTCCTTTGTCCGGATCCCGTGCCAATATGCCATTGCCCCCTGTCAAACCCCCCATGTATCCGTACCCATGTCCCATCCATGTCTGAAGTCTTTCCCGCCAGCAAGCCGCTAGGAGACGCGACCACGGGACCGGTGTCCACTGAAGCAACTGCAGCTTTGCAGGCAAGCACCAAAGCACTGCCATGGTTGGCTCGCTGGAGAGCTGTGGGAGTGTGCTTCTTCCTGCTGCTGCTAATGCTGCTGCTATCCCAGACGAAAACAGCAGAAACGGACGGACGGGGTTTGAAATGGATACCTCGGCGGCCGTCAAGTTTGCTTTGCTGCTACTGATGCTGCGGGAGACTGGAGAATGCGACAGTGTCGTCATCAATCGCAAACCCGCAGCTTCGCTCTCTCAGTCCATTTCTTTCCTAGTGCGATGTACTCTCAGCCCAGCAACCAGCAACGTGCGACCATACCAACACAGACCGGGGGCCTTGTCAAAACAACCAGGGGCCAGAGTGCTAGAGAGGGCCCTTCATCACCGCACAGAACACAGAAACACACACACATTTTCATGTTGTATTTTTTTGTCGCCATCATCCCCCTATTTTCGGACGTTGCAATTTTGATTTTGGCGTAGGAGATTCCCAAAGCTTTCTGGCGCTTTGGTCAATCGCAGTGATCGAGATGCTTCGAAAAAGAAAGCCAGAGAAAACTCTTCCCTTTGGCGAGATTGACATTCCTCTTTACCCTGGAGCGCCTCTTATTCCCTTGACCTTAATACCCCCTTTTTCCGGACGGCGCCGTGGAGATGGCGGAATGGAACTCTTGATGGAATCTGAATAGAACCCATCCCATGTCTCCATGCCTTCATGGTCAGAGAAAGTGCAAGGGGGCGTGTAAGTCAAACCGAGCCTTTGGCAACGCGCAATTTCGCGCAGAtttccagcagcagcagcctgaGCAATGACAGGTTCGAAATGTCTGGTTCCTGTTTTTCTTCATGCTCTCCCCCTAATTATATCTTGGTGGTTACGAATGACAATGAGCGTCCGTATGCCGGCGGGACGATCCAGACCGGATATGTCTGAGACACGCGCTCACTCAACTTCCAAGAAAGGAACAAGACGAGGACTCAACCGTCATCGTCCATTTTTCTGGCCTCCTTTCCTTGGATGAGATCGAGACAAGGAAGCTAGTCTCAAGCAAACCATCTCACAACTAAGAAGACGTATCGTATATCACGGGCTACTCTCTTACAGAGAGGCCTTAGTCCGACGTCGCCGACGCGACGACGTGTCCTCTTACACCAGGTCTAAAACCGTCGCGTTAGAGATGATCGACACTCCAGACCTGACTAAACCTGCGTCCCAAAGTCACAACCACGAGCTTTCAGCTGGAAAATCCCCGGTTCAACGCACTGCCCCTACCCCTTCGCTCATCTTTCTTCTCAATGCGATTCCTTTTCTTCGAATATCGTACCGAACATCTATTTTACCTTTGACCTCGCACACTGCGCCATTCCGAAGAAATGGGCGCCAAGACTACAACCATCAACCAGTGACCACGCACAGAGTCCACCAGCAATGGCTTCGTGACGGGTAAAGCAACTGGAAACTGGACCGTCTTGGACAAATGGGCGGGGTGTCTCTATCAATCAGCTGCTCTGGAGTGTGAGTAGCTGCTTTGTACCCCACGGTACAGCTGAAATCCATCCCATCCCGCGTCTCTCTCTTTCGCCCTGCTCGCCCTGCCCTGTGGCTCTGACTAACTCCACATCAAAGATACACAAAACCCAACTTCTGCAATTTTGGACACTGTGGTGGTCGCAGGTGCAGCTGCCTTATCTGTAATCCGCTATCATCTTCCAGATTGGTGACCATCAACCGCCAGAATGGAACATCGCGATGCGTGGGCTTATCTCTCAAGGCGCGCCTCAACTTCTGATCTGTTGGGTATTGACCATGAACCCCATAGACCCGGCCGAACCGCGTCCGCGTCGGCTGAGGCGCCTATCCTATTCGTATAAGGATACCTTATTCGGCATCTCTGAGAAGGTAATCCGTATCCGTGTAATGGCACATCGCAGTGAATTCCCCCTCATCCCATCTTCGCCTTCCCCCCtccccggattttccttgGCCCCAATGACCTCAAGCAAAAGCCACCCGTGGTTCTAGGCTTCTACTTGTACCCAAGGTAACAGCTGCATTTTTTTCCGCTTTCCCGTACCGGCGTGGGTAGGTCCTGCGTACGCCTTGCCCTCTTTCGCGATGGGCGGCATGCTGACGACCTTCTTCAGCAATCGCCGCACCCTCCGTAGTCTGTACTCGATCGAATCCGTCCATGTGCTTTTTGCCTCGCTCTGCTTTGCTTTCCGCCTTGACTTCTTGCAGCTGGTCCAGAATCAAATCAAATCAATCGCATCTCACCTGGTCTGATTCTCAACTTTCACGCCCCCTAATGGCCGCTCTATACCCAAGAGCAGCGGTCCAACCAACCAAATTCACCAGGTAACACAGAATACAACATACCTGATAGAGGATTCCATATGATGTCTATAAACAATTTCAACCCCCTCTTTTTCCTCCTTCATCCACCCTCATGCAAAGGTGATGTGCTGATATGCCATGCGGCATGCATCCGGGCAAACATTCCCGCACCGCCGTACTCACTTCGTTGGCGCGGATTCGGCGTTTCGGAAAAGGCCTTACTCAACCTGCAGTCAGACGTACCGCATACGGAGGGTGTCAAGACCACAAAATGTAGTGACATCCAAATAGAGAGTAGGTATCGTGGGGTTCAACAGAAATCTCGTAGTGTTGACTCTGTACCTGGCTACGCTACCTTTACTCCCCTCAGAGGAATACGTGAAATGGTTATGTGGCTGGCTGCATCAAGCTTTCAGCTACAGGCCTGGAATGGAATAAGACCATGTTCATCTTTTGACGCAAAAAAAGGTTCAggttctctttctctctctcctctcCCACCCGGAATTCGCGCAACTTGCTTGCCCGACCAACTCTCTCGTGCGCAACCATCACGTTGCGCCCAGGCCATGATCTGATTGGTCATGGTGCTGATTTGTGATCTGCGTGCAAAGAATCACTCACGCCCCTCCGGATGAACCCTCTCTAGGGCAACGCTTTCTATCTAAGTACGTTTCTGAGCGACCCAGAATGCAAGGAACATTTCAACAAGAAATACCCGTTTCTAGATTTGTATACTTCACGGTACATCTCGTCTCGTCGATGTGGGCACTTTGATGCTTCTCAACCCGCAACTATACAACTCTACCTTACACAGTATTCACGTTGAGGTAGTTACGTCAATGTTCGTCGTCGAATCAGGCTCCTCCATCGTGAGCCCGTGGTCTGTCACTGTCATCCACTTACGAAACCCCACGTTGTGACATGCTGCATCGTCGAGGCTTCGGGCTCTAAGAAAGCCCTCTTAGCCTTCCCAGGGCGGGCTCTCGTTTCCCACAAGACCAGACACCccctccctcctcctcccgatGGCCGATGTGCCCATCTTTTGTTCCTAATCCTCCCTCGGGAAGTCCTGTGGGGTTATTCAATCCCGCGTCGCCGCAATGTGCCTCCTCTGTTTACGCAACCTCTCGGCTTCCAATGATCCCAGGGAAATCCTCCGCCTTTGGGCCGATTTCTGCCCGGGTTGCCCCCTCCTTCGCGCGGGCGGCACACCCACCACTGCACCTTGCAGTAGCCGCCTCACCCCGCTTCTCGTCCAAGATATCACGGCGGGGTTCATCACACCTCTCTGCGCTCATGATTACTGCGCCTTTCCCGATCTCTTCCGTTTTGCCTTGCTTTTAGTCCCGAACGGCCGGTCGACCAAAGGCGCCGGTGTGCGTGCTGACCTGACCTTAGCCGCCATGAGACGATGATGGGATTTGTAGATATGTCGCGCAGCTTGTTCGGAGCTAGCCAACGTGGAATAGCCAACGGCGCCGATTCTCGGAACGAGGTGGTCTCTCCAAACGCACCAGTCGTCACACCCACGTTTGAATTCCTGTGGGCCACCATCGATAAGGAAACCTCGCCCCGTGGTCCTTGTTTGTGTATGGAGCCATGCTACCGCGACGACGATGTTTGGGATTATCCCACTTCATTTTGATACTTTCGCGTCTCGCATACTACGAAAGGGCTGAGCCCTTATTTGCCATCACGAACATCGAATTGCCGGGCTCACTCGCGAATCGACATGTATTCGCGACACGCCTAATAAAGTCAGCGCGTGTAAGCGTGTTAGTGATGGAACTCCGACTTACTGCCTTGAGAACGTTGAGCCGTTCTTGCGAGTCCCGGAATACTTGTCGGTACTGGCCTAGACTTTCCCGCAGGACTGCCTCCTTGGTCATGCGCCCGTCGCAGATTGCCTTCATCTTGTTCTCCATCTCTTTCCGCAAGAATGGCTTGCCCAGACTAGTTTCGAATTCCATGCGATCGAATCCCGTGATGAGTGCCACACCGAGCTGGGTCGGGATGAAGACCTTGAGCCCTCTCCGTCCTGCCGACGACGCGCCGCGACCCCCTCTGCCCCCGCGACCACCGCGATTGCCGCGGCCCCCTCGGCCGCCTCTAGCTGGCGGCGAAGGAGGTCTATCCCGgtcgtcatcatcgtcgtcacCATCCTGGCCACGTTGACCCCCGTCAGCTAGCTGGACGTATTCTCTGTCTTGGATCTTCTGAATGTGCTCCGCCATCGTAGCATCTGTTCCGATTCCGTTGGCATCCATGAGCGCAATGAGGTCTGCTTCTGTGAGGTAGTTTGGCGGGCTTGTCTTGCCATCCGTCATCAAGGCTTCTGTTGGCTGGAATGTTTCGTCTGGCGTGAATTTCGGTAATTCTGCAGAGTCGTTCCACTTCTCGTAGACAAAGACGTCAAGGTAGTTGCGCTCTAGGACGACTAATCCACGGGTATGGAAGGTCTCTTCACCATAGAGTATCTCCACGTCGGTTGCCAGGCCTTTGGCATCTTCGGAGCAACAAGCAAGGAACCGCCGTACGACATATTCGTAAAGCTGCTTCTCATCTGCACTCAGTACCGTAGGCGCCGCGTACGTGACTGGATGAATGGGTGGATGGGCCTTATCATCATGTTTTCCCTCCCGTGGCTGACTGAAGCTCCCATCCAAAAGACTCTGCGCGTATTGGCCCCATCGAGAATCAGGCGTCTGCTTCCTGCATAGTGCCTTGAGGTCCATGCCTTTGTCGAAACGATCTGTTTCAGTTCTAGGATAGCTGATAAACCCTTTGTTGTAGAGACCCTCGGCGACTGTCATGGCCTGTTGACCGCTCATCCGGAGAAGACGAGTTGCTGCCTTTTGCAGCTCGACAGTGGTCAACGGCAGAGGCTTCCATTTCCTCGTTGGCTTCTCCTGGACCTTTGTAACCCTGGCTTTCTTCGCGTTGAGGCATCGTTCGTAGAGAATGACAACAGACATCCGATCAAAGAGACGGTTTCGCGACCAGCTGAAGTTGACTTTCTTGCCCTCACGAGAGTGCATGACTTTGATGCTCCAGAACGGCTCGGGGACAAAGTTTTGGACCCGGAAGTACCGATCTACGACGAATCCTAGAGTTGGAAATTGGCAGGAGCCTAAGGTTTGGTTAGAAGACGAATAGCAGAATACGTGCAAGCTTACCATAACTGATTGTTCGTTCCTGCAGCGCACCTCCCAGGGGGCGAAGGCTAATGGTCAGGAAACGCGTAAAAGCATACCCAATCCTAAGATCCAGCTCTATTCTCGCATCTACGGCGTCGACTTGTTTCTGATCAAGGTCTGTGAGGCGTCGGGCAGCAGTGAGAATGTGGCTACAAGCTGTCAGAGAGAGACACTCGCATGTAACAAAAAAGGGGCCAGGCTTACGCTCGTTCGATGTTGCTGAAAGTGGCACGCTTGACGGTGATTCGGCTGTTGCCTTTCTTGGCAGCATTGACGATTTCTTTTCCAATGTGCTCTCCCTCTCGATCACAATCAGTCCAGATGACAAGAAGCTGGCAGTACCGAGCTTGCCGCTCAATGTTCTCCGCAACGGTTTTCTTGTCCTACACATGCGACTATCAGAATCCAGGCAACCTAAATCGAGAGGCAGAAGACGTACCTGAGGCACTACTGTTACTACTGGTGCACTGAACAAGCTCTCTGGCGGCGGGTGCGACCAGTTCTTGTTCTCTGGTGTGAACTCGAGTCCCGTAAGATGGCCCAGAACGGCCGTCATGGTAACACCACACGAACCCCACGGGGCGCCAAAGTCAAAGTCGAAGCCATAGTTTTTGATGTATTGAGAACGAGTGTTGTGCTGAGAAGTGTCAGCTTGCGCCAGAAAAGTGCGGCTTGCTTGATGCGATACTTACGACTTCAGGGCTTCGTCCTGCCAAATGGCCGGCAACGGCTTTCGAAATGGATGGTTTCTCGGCAACGCAGAGGACCTTCATCTTCTCGATGTGTAGGAACAACTGGTGCTCACTGCATGTAGATGGTTTGGGGCCCGGTAGGTCTTT from Colletotrichum lupini chromosome 2, complete sequence carries:
- a CDS encoding DNA topoisomerase — protein: MKVLCVAEKPSISKAVAGHLAGRSPEVHNTRSQYIKNYGFDFDFGAPWGSCGVTMTAVLGHLTGLEFTPENKNWSHPPPESLFSAPVVTVVPQDKKTVAENIERQARYCQLLVIWTDCDREGEHIGKEIVNAAKKGNSRITVKRATFSNIERAHILTAARRLTDLDQKQVDAVDARIELDLRIGYAFTRFLTISLRPLGGALQERTISYGKLARFVVDRYFRVQNFVPEPFWSIKVMHSREGKKVNFSWSRNRLFDRMSVVILYERCLNAKKARVTKVQEKPTRKWKPLPLTTVELQKAATRLLRMSGQQAMTVAEGLYNKGFISYPRTETDRFDKGMDLKALCRKQTPDSRWGQYAQSLLDGSFSQPREGKHDDKAHPPIHPVTYAAPTVLSADEKQLYEYVVRRFLACCSEDAKGLATDVEILYGEETFHTRGLVVLERNYLDVFVYEKWNDSAELPKFTPDETFQPTEALMTDGKTSPPNYLTEADLIALMDANGIGTDATMAEHIQKIQDREYVQLADGGQRGQDGDDDDDDRDRPPSPPARGGRGGRGNRGGRGGRGGRGASSAGRRGLKVFIPTQLGVALITGFDRMEFETSLGKPFLRKEMENKMKAICDGRMTKEAVLRESLGQYRQVFRDSQERLNVLKAVSRSSITNTLTRADFIRRVANTCRFASEPGNSMFVMANKGSALS